In Sander vitreus isolate 19-12246 chromosome 12, sanVit1, whole genome shotgun sequence, the following proteins share a genomic window:
- the LOC144527166 gene encoding LOW QUALITY PROTEIN: uncharacterized protein LOC144527166 (The sequence of the model RefSeq protein was modified relative to this genomic sequence to represent the inferred CDS: deleted 1 base in 1 codon) — translation MSNTPVQEEAQEPPAQELSSGSGQTLPSRPLQPTSEPSSSKRVCFYKSGDYKFSGHRMVINARTFKTFDALLDALSKKVPLPFGVRTITTPRGTHLVKALDGLHDGGSYVCSDQKRVKPFNLDEVNRRQVPWNATRPFSAGRRKRQGLQFGRRNEVATNRPAKVTDRVAVRTPKRLVVIRNRDPTVKHTIVLQRRTAPTFDALLDYLSQILQFPVLKIFSTDGRRLDSLAGLILCSGVVVAAGNEPFRLGNYSFQGAGQMGQVMYMDTVEPSMLQPRTQNNKSLSSGRGSRNFSLSSERYIVNQIKNSRNGSPNGHLLHHNGSFETEVNHRHKSMETRGTRKVDNEHHAGIVPQDDDIEKSFRVNQDGSMTVEMKVRLTIKEEEMLHWTTTLSRSSLSKGTVCASISESGNSSLDLNNAVAIDSSSFSEDENGAGKGVGFNDERAYEGSTSTALGKAKTGFKCTPTPGPRQVTKKTSVERVKTVRESGVQKSTLGHYSYMERTPDGETTEGYCVVKHSSSSSSNSKRPIPKPRKTASVGASNKGSHSSISSSGVAEVLQIQNNGMEVTETMMHIYGSQGCYNNYFANDKHNVDGEPSQCATPATENKPSIDSGQRSPSNDCDVDFSWQPPTTDSLQRQKEEMLSLSSEPTQTHEITTTNSQIQEKVRKDKTKRETKKKMIKPAWNQKSSTSTSSSGKKQKESIVSPSNNSKHSSPDKLSSNASVEKKALSSSESARSGQKSRGAEKPQIKKVSTDEKMPRKEEVRKITTPKRQNVSKAAAKYNGHNVNTPTGRPQMKKNMSDILQPKKSLDPDKKTISKPKVMTGNRIPSPKQSLQLSESFSMPSLNPSPSEIHQYVENWLEKVSPDPVPYIEEAITAESEPRTKIVFQIGGDSDSDENSECQTHQDEYYPSPGEAVKASASCLSVPHCHETTALLHNERYVRGLCVSMPSVRDDPVHQENRLKPHKSAEAIVPADNEAPSSKSNILDSRAKIKPVLRELYSSIHCIRSASETNTTSNLEKSNSLPDLSTQVASVLGSSCKAFVSLLSVMTLRDNLTGFAPGDCTQSRSPSEAMLMLESLQKISAIKDEEELRASLTDIQSRASSQFRERWKDFQILRERLDSEPLSSKVSETEFALDLFSEGGDAFEDLDELMDELNMPQDLRAEISSTIQQAKSFYPVEDSTFVETERNQSDSEEDVETFVEECSDETKQSSEPDTTCMAEDTTQTKQDDDNGEIDNLKKMQSVYTEQAKMTTESEQEPDKESEISQTERDEPLTEKENDKEEGEHIEDREVVNDREDGHTKEIVYDDDDDDDDDDDDGCGEETEKAEKEDAEEGAVTEVDVKGEEESEKEKGSVEEEEGSLQEVDGGAEGQMTVDEEEEGQKLEEAEEGLMNEEVQQAREDDSVEETDKREGVEETEEGEYEVDEEEREEECRTEVRQGEEIEEEANEVVGETDEREEVGNIEEVEEEEKEEEEADEVIGETDEGEEVGNTEEAEEGKEQEADACIEEVEEGEEEEEEEEADEVIGETDEEEEVGDIEQAEEDEEEEEEEEEEEEEEQEQETGAFTEDVEEEAEKGIEVENKEEETKEVIEEKGEEDEENVVEERDEEEDKTEVVSEEDNEKEDEEEEESEQEVGEDGEDVEVIQIKERGTTDEEEEEDDIDKNIEEEERYDEGEENRKELEKTVNSLEEESEEEKEVVEEVEENMKTGQMLDEEEREDDEEHKSNESNDGLDKDEEQESKDEVQEENGTDDADSITSSTDGKNLLEEASYLQQQSSWDEANGDAKVAEHNTESSTKYSSEGQCEDDKGNGTDTVNELETDEGGEPPEEGSSSLQHPEEISQELLDFVNSALQSSSLIFTYDTQGKIRIEPDNARVTQTKLTVILKSRQDVLYGLKCLPSPSTSDLSDYRPETSESGGYKTQGSVDIVTESGEEGSPFCRCKTDIPNRRTHAERANSKLSVASNTEVLQNAPFKSEGRISSDSGAKASKEDLSYFSAASSQKADAEPATESTRCISFTPEKDSDDGVLIDQGRWLLKENHLIRKSPPVSLGMYSHLDSTSIDTDQENTSKDSPSHWKSQHNPLEAISSSELEEMAKPLTPKCTYYNMPHGSDSDPFLDDSSVKSGKKNASSVKGRGFRVSPTIDTSKTWASKNGSLSSFASVEFRMTDSKVHPEGESSAVAKARRTSSGGGRVLQSQDSLDTLPVRCGQYCPIL, via the exons ATGAGCAACACACCCGTCCAGGAGGAGGCCCAGGAGCCGCCTGCTCAGGAATTGTCCTCCGGCAGTGGGCAGACGTTACCCTCCCGACCCTTACAGCCAACCTCTGAGCCCTCATCTTCTAAAAGAGTATGTTTCTACAAAAGTGGTGACTATAAATTCAGTGGGCATCGCATGGTCATTAATGCCCGCACCTTCAAGACATTTGATGCTCTACTAGACGCTCTGTCCAAAAAAGTGCCACTGCCATTTGGAGTGAGGACCATCACCACACCTCGCGGGACCCACCTGGTTAAGGCTTTAGATGGCTTGCATGATGGGGGATCTTATGTTTGTTCTGATCAGAAAAGGGTGAAGCCATTTAACCTAGATGAAGTGAACCGGCGGCAGGTACCGTGGAATGCTACCAGACCCTTCAGCGCAGGGCGACGGAAACGTCAAGGACTCCAGTTTGGCAGAAGGAATGAAGTCGCCACCAACAGACCAGCAAAGGTCACTGATAGGGTGGCAGTACGGACACCAAAGAGGCTTGTGGTCATTAGGAATAGGGATCCCACTGTTAAACACACAATTGTGTTGCAGAGAAGAACAGCACCAACATTTGATGCTTTACTGGATTACCTTTCCCAAATTCTGCAGTTCCCAGTGCTGAAAATCTTCTCTACAGATGGCAGAAGA CTCGATAGTCTTGCAGGACTTATCCTGTGCTCTGGAGTTGTTGTGGCAGCGGGCAACGAGCCATTCAGATTAGGAAACTACAGTTTTCAAGGAGCGGGCCAAATGGGACAAGTAATGTACATGGATACGGTGGAACCATCTATGTTGCAGCCCAGAACTC AGAACAACAAATCTTTGTCGAGTGGAAGAGGCTCAAGGAATTTTTCCTTATCATCAGAGAGATATATTGTCAACCAGATAAAGAACTCTCGAAATGGAAGCCCAAACGGCCACCTGCTTCACCACAACGGATCATTTGAAACGGAGGTCAACCATCGTCACAAATCAATGGAGACACGTGGAACCAGGAAGGTAGATAATGAGcatcatgctggcattgtaccTCAGGACGATGACATCGAAAAGTCTTTCCGTGTGAATCAAGATGGCAGCATGACAGTGGAGATGAAAGTTCGTCTGACCATTAAAGAGGAAGAGATGCTCCACTGGACTACCACACTCAGCCGCTCCAGCCTTAGCAAGGGGACAGTTTGTGCTTCGATATCTGAGTCGGGCAACAGCTCACTTGACTTAAACAACGCCGTTGCCATAGATTCCTCTAGCTTCAGTGAAGATGAAAATGGAGCTGGAAAGGGTGTCGGCTTTAACGACGAGCGAGCATATGAGGGCTCCACTTCCACGGCCTTGGGAAAAGCAAAAACTGGTTTCAAATGCACTCCTACGCCAGGTCCTCGGCAAGTTACGAAGAAGACGTCTGTTGAGCGTGTGAAGACAGTGAGAGAGTCAGGGGTTCAGAAGAGCACACTGGGACATTATTCCTACATGGAGAGGACGCCTGATGGTGAGACAACTGAAGGATACTGCGTTGtcaaacacagcagcagcagcagcagcaacagcaaaagGCCAATCCCAAAACCTCGCAAAACAGCGTCTGTAGGGGCGAGCAACAAAGGCTCCCACTCCTCTATCAGTTCGTCAGGAGTAGCTGAGGTCCTTCAGATACAGAATAACGGGATGGAGGTTACAGAGACCATGATGCATATTTATGGGAGTCAAGGCTGCTACAACAACTATTTTGCAAATGATAAACATAACGTAGATGGTGAACCTTCGCAATGTGCCACTCCAGCGACAGAAAATAAACCATCCATTGACTCAGGGCAGCGTTCACCCAGCAATGACTGTGATGTAGATTTTAGCTGGCAGCCACCCACAACTGACTCActacaaagacagaaagaggagaTGTTATCATTGTCATCAGAGCCAACCCAAACACATGAGATCACTACAACAAACTCCCAAATACAGGAGAAGGTaagaaaagacaaaactaaacgtgagacaaagaaaaagatgaTTAAACCTGCTTGGAATCAGAAGAGTTCAACTTCAACAAGCAGCTCaggtaaaaaacaaaaggaaagcaTTGTAAGCCCCTCAAATAATAGCAAACATTCATCTCCAGACAAGCTCAGCAGCAATGCCAGTGTGGAAAAAAAGGCTTTAAGTTCATCAGAAAGTGCTAGAAGTGGTCAAAAGAGTAGAGGAGCAGAAAAGCCTCAAATTAAGAAAGTGAGTACAGATGAAAAGATGCCCAGGAAAGAGGAAGTAAGAAAAATAACTACACCTAAGAGACAAAACGTGAGTAAAGCAGCTGCTAAATATAATGGCCATAATGTAAATACTCCAACTGGAAGGCCTCAAATGAAGAAGAACATGTCAGACATTTTACAACCCAAAAAATCACTTGATCCTGACAAAAAGACAATTAGCAAGCCCAAAGTCATGACTGGAAACAGAATACCATCACCTAAACAGTCTTTACAGTTGAGTGAGAGTTTTTCGATGCCCTCTCTCAATCCTTCACCCTCTGAAATCCACCAATATGTTGAGAATTGGTTGGAGAAAGTCAGCCCAGACCCAGTGCCATACATTGAGGAGGCCATCACAGCTGAATCAGAGCCTCGGACAAAAATTGTGTTTCAGATAGGCGGTGATTCTGATTCAGATGAAAACAGTGAATGCCAGACTCATCAGGATGAGTATTATCCATCGCCCGGCGAGGCTGTCAAGGCATCAGCGTCCTGTCTATCAGTACCTCATTGTCATGAAACTACAGCTCTGCTGCACAATGAACGATATGTGAGAGGTTTATGTGTTTCAATGCCGAGTGTCAGAGACGACCCTGTGCACCAGGAAAACAGACTGAAGCCACACAAATCTGCAGAGGCCATCGTTCCAGCTGACAATGAAGCACCTTCATCTAAATCCAACATTTTGGATTCAAGAGCAAAGATAAAACCTGTCCTACGGGAACTTTATTCATCTATTCACTGCATCAGAAGTGCATCTGAAACCAACACAACATCCAACCTTGAGAAGTCCAATAGCCTTCCTGATTTGTCAACACAAGTGGCGTCAGTGTTGGGCTCGTCATGTAAAGCCTTTGTGTCATTGTTATCAGTGATGACTCTGCGAGATAACCTAACAGGATTTGCGCCGGGAGACTGCACCCAATCAAGAAGCCCCTCAGAGGCCATGCTGATGTTGGAATCCCTGCAAAAGATTTCTGCCATCAAGGATGAGGAAGAGCTGAGGGCAAGTTTGACGGATATACAGAGCAGAGCATCTTCTCAGTTCAGAGAACGCTGGAAGGATTTCCAGATTCTGAGGGAAAGGCTTGACAGTGAACCGCTGTCTTCCAAAGTTTCAGAAACAGAATTTGCCCTGGATCTTTTTTCCGAAGGGGGTGATGCATTTGAGGATCTTGACGAGCTGATGGATGAGCTGAATATGCCGCAAGACCTCAGAGCAGAGATTTCTTCAACAATCCAACAAGCTAAAAGTTTTTACCCTGTAGAGGACAGCACTTTTGTAGAAACTGAAAGAAACCAATCGGACTCAGAAGAAGATGTGGAAACATTTGTTGAAGAATGCAGCgatgaaacaaaacaatcatCTGAGCCTGACACTACCTGCATGGCTGAGGACACTACTCAAACAAAACAGGATGATGATAATGGAGAGATAGATAACTTAAAGAAAATGCAATCTGTGTATACTGAACAGGCCAAGATGACGACCGAGTCAGAGCAAGAACCTGATAAAGAATCAGAAATATCccagacagaaagagatgaGCCCttaacagagaaagaaaatgacaagGAAGAAGGGGAACACATAGAGGATAGGGAGGTGGTGAATGACAGAGAGGATGGACATACAAAAGAGATagtttatgatgatgatgatgatgatgatgatgatgatgatgatggttgtGGTGAAGAGACTGAAAAGGCAGAAAAGGAAGATGCAGAAGAGGGGGCAGTGACAGAAGTGGATGTCAAGGGAGAGGAGGAATcagaaaaggaaaagggaagtgtagaggaggaagagggatcTCTTCAGGAAGTAGATGGAGGGGCAGAGGGACAGATGACAgtggatgaagaggaagaggggcAGAAATTAGAAGAAGCAGAGGAGGGATTAATGAATGAAGAAGTTCAACAAGCAAGAGAGGATGATAGTGTTGAAGAGACAGATAAGAGAGAGGGTGttgaggagacagaggagggggAGTATGAGGTTGATGAAGAAGAAAGGGAGGAGGAATGTAGAACTGAGGTGAGGCAAGGTGAAGAGATTGAAGAAGAGGCAAATGAGGTTGTTGGGGAGACAGATGAAAGAGAAGAAGTAGGAAATATTGAAGAagttgaggaggaggagaaagaggaagaagaagcagaTGAGGTTATTGGGGAGACAGATGAAGGAGAAGAAGTAGGGAATACTGAAGAAGCGGAAGAGGGGAAGGAACAAGAAGCAGATGCTTGTATTGAAGAAGTTGAGGAgggggaagaggaagaggaagaagaagaagcagatgaGGTTATTGGAGAGAcagatgaagaagaggaagtAGGAGATATTGAACAAgcggaggaggatgaggaggaggaggaggaggaagaggaggaggaggaggaggaacaggAACAAGAAACAGGTGCGTTTACTGAAGATGTTGAGGAGGAAGCAGAGAAAGGTATTGAGGTGGAAAACAAAGAAGAGGAAACGAAGGAGGTTATTGAGGAGAAAGGtgaggaagatgaagaaaatGTTGTTGAGGaaagagatgaggaagaggacaAAACCGAGGTGGTTAGTGAGGAAGACAATGAgaaggaagatgaggaggaagaagagagcgAACAAGAGGTGGGGGAGGATGGTGAGGACGTTGAGGTTATACAAATAAAAGAAAGGGGGACTacagatgaggaagaggaagaagatgacATTGATAAGAATATAGAAGAGGAAGAAAGGTATGACGAGGGTGAGGAGAACAGGAAAGAGCTAGAGAAAACAGTAAATAGTCTTGAGGAAGAatcagaagaagagaaagaagttgTAGAGGAGGTtgaagaaaatatgaaaacaggGCAAATGCTagatgaagaggagagggaagatGATGAAGAACACAAAAGTAATGAGTCAAATGATGGGTTAGACAAGGATGAAGAGCAAGAATCAAAGGATGAGGTACAGGAAGAAAATGGTACTGATGATGCAGACAGTATTACTAGTAGTACAGATGGTAAAAACCTACTAGAGGAGGCCTCGTATTTGCAGCAGCAGAGTAGCTGGGATGAAGCAAATGGAGACGCAAAGGTAGCAGAACACAACACTGAATCATCAACCAAATATTCCTCTGAGGGTCAGTGTGAGGATGATAAAGGTAATGGAACAGACACTGTTAATGAACTTGAAACAGATGAGGGAGGGGAGCCTCCCGAGGAAGGTAGCAGCAGTCTACAACATCCAGAGGAAATATCACAGGAATTACTTGACTTTGTTAACTCTGCCCTACAGTCCTCTTCACTTATATTCACGTACGACACTCAGGGGAAAATCAGGATAGAGCCAGATAACGCTCGAGTTACACAAACAAAACTAACTGTTATTCTAAAAAGTAGACAGGATGTTTTGTACGGCTTAAAGTGTCTCCCGAGCCCGAGCACTTCAGATTTGTCTGATTACAGGCCAGAAACGTCGGAGAGCGGTGGATATAAAACTCAGGGGTCTGTAGATATTGTTACTGAGAGTGGAGAAGAGGGTTCTCCATTCTGCAGATGTAAGACTGATATCCCTAACAGGAGAACACATGCGGAGCGAGCTAACTCCAAACTGTCTGTTGCGAGTAATACAGAAGTTTTGCAAAATGCCCCATTCAAAAGTGAAGGGAGGATCTCTTCTGACTCAGGCGCCAAAGCCTCAAAGGAGGATCTGTCTTATTTCAGTGCTGCGAGCTCACAAAAGGCAGATGCCGAACCTGCCACAGAGTCCACACGGTGCATTTCTTTCACCCCAGAAAAAGACTCAGATGATGGGGTTTTGATCGACCAAGGTAGATGGCTGCTCAAGGAGAATCACCTCATCAGAAAATCACCTCCAGTCTCCCTGGGAATGTACAGTCATTTAGATAGCACATCTATAGATACAGATCAGGAGAACACTAGCAAGGATTCCCCATCGCATTGGAAATCCCAGCACAACCCTCTTGAAGCCATATCCTCATCAGAGCTTGAGGAGATGGCGAAGCCTCTAACACCAAAGTGCACCTACTATAACATGCCACATGGAAGCGATTCTGACCCCTTTCTGGATGATTCCAGTGTcaaaagtgggaaaaaaaatgcaagcaGTGTCAAAGGGAGGGGTTTCAGGGTGTCACCTACGATTGATACGTCCAAAACCTGGGCAAGTAAAAAT GGTAGTCTGTCTTCATTTGCATCAGTTGAGTTTAGAATGACTGACAGTAAAGTGCATCCTGAGGGGGAGTCCTCAGCTGTGGCAAAGGCAAGACGGACATCTAGTGGAGGAGGACGTGTACTGCAATCACAAGACTCCCTTGACACGCTACCTGTGAGATGTGGCCAATACTGCCCCATACTATAA